The DNA region CGCTGTTCCAGGTCGTATAGAAGCGGTCCGTCCGCTGTTTGAGTGTCTGGAACCACCGCTCGATGTGGTTCCGGCCGCTATACTCCACCTGACCGCTCAGTCCCAGTCGGGACAGAGCGGTCCGATACCCGAAGCTATCGACCAGCAGTTCCACCTCCGAAAGGTCGTGATGCTCGTCAAGGCGAGCAAGAAACGCCGCCGCGGGATCGGTCCCGCGGCGGCTGAACAGTTCAACGTCCAGTACGACCATCGAATCGAGGTCAATCGCGGCGTAACACCACCGCCACTCCGTGCCGATCTGGATCGCTGTCTCGTCGACCGCGACCCGCCGCGGAGCGCTCCGCGGCGGGTCGTTCTGGGCGTCTGCGAGGCGGTGCGTCCAGTCCCAAACCGCTCCATGCGAGCGGTCAACGTCGAGGAGGTCAAGAATCGCTACAGTCTCACGCAGCGAGAGTCCCGCAGAATGGAGTCGGACGGCGAACGCCCTGACGGGCGTCGCCGTCCGCTCTCGGTCCCAACAGTCACTATTTGGCGTCTCTAACGTCTCACCGAGCAGGTCGCTGAGTGGCATGAACTACCAGCTCTTCGACCTGCTCACTCTTAACTAGACAGCGCCACCGCGTTCGAAGCGCGGGGCACTGACGGGCCTCACATGCGAAGGAACCAGAGAATTGGGCGCTGTCCGGCTGCGAAGCCGGACAGCAAGCCCGTACGGATGACGTTCCGCTTCACGCACACACTCCAGAGGCCACGCCATGAACTACCTTGGAATTGATCTCCACAAACGTGAATCGCAAGTTGCGGTCGTCAATCAAGACGGTGAGATTCAGCGAGAGGTTCGCGTCGAGAACGCGAACCTCGACACACTCGCCGAAGAATACGCTGGCAACGAAGCCGCAATCGAAGCTACTGGCAACTACTTCACCGTCTACGACGCACTTGACGAGCACCACGACGTGGTGCTCGTC from Halococcus sediminicola includes:
- a CDS encoding IS6 family transposase produces the protein MPLSDLLGETLETPNSDCWDRERTATPVRAFAVRLHSAGLSLRETVAILDLLDVDRSHGAVWDWTHRLADAQNDPPRSAPRRVAVDETAIQIGTEWRWCYAAIDLDSMVVLDVELFSRRGTDPAAAFLARLDEHHDLSEVELLVDSFGYRTALSRLGLSGQVEYSGRNHIERWFQTLKQRTDRFYTTWNSGPASTRRWLQRFVHYYNTQRPHQTLNGRTPAEEA